A stretch of the Notamacropus eugenii isolate mMacEug1 chromosome 2, mMacEug1.pri_v2, whole genome shotgun sequence genome encodes the following:
- the MDGA1 gene encoding MAM domain-containing glycosylphosphatidylinositol anchor protein 1 isoform X3 has protein sequence MEVTCLLLLILVPMYCKGQGVYAPAQAQIVHAGQACVVKEDNISERVYTIREGDTLVLQCLVTGHPRPQVRWTKTAGSASDKFQETSVFNETLRIERIARTQGGRYYCKAENGVGVPAIKSIRVDVQYLDEPVLTVHQTVSDVRGSFYQEKTVFLRCTVNSNPPARFIWKRGSSTLSHSQDDGVDIYEPLYTQGETKVLKLKNLRPQDYASYTCQVSVRNVCGIPDKAITFRLTNTTAPPALKLSVNETLVVNPGENVTVHCFLTGGDPQPQVLWSHGPGPLPLGSRAQGGTLTIPSVRAQDSGYYNCTAINNVGNPAKKTVNLLVRSMRNATFQITPDVIKESESIQLGQDLKLSCHVDAVPQEKVSYQWYKNGKLARISDRLLVTRNDPELPAVTSSLELIDLRFSDYGTYLCVASFQGAPVPDLSVEVNISSETVPPTISVPKGRSVVMVREGSSVELQCEVRGKPRPPVLWSRVDKEAGLLPSGATMEETPDGKLRVERVSREMSGTYRCQTARYNGFNVRSREAQVQLNVQFPPVVEPTSQDVRQALGRPVLLRCTLLRGSPLRIASAVWRFNGHLLPTPPAPPSEAPDHAELRLDPLARESSGSYECTISNDVGAASCLFQVSATNSPNLSDNTCHFEDEKICGYTQDRADNFDWTRQNALTQNPKRSPNTGPPTDISGTPEGYYMFIETSRPRELGDRARLVSPLYNISAKLYCVSFFYHMYGKHIGSLNLLVRSRNKGVLETHAWSLSGNRGNSWQQAHVPINPSGPFQIIFEGVRGSGYLGDIAIDDVSLKKGECPRKQVDPNKVVVMPGSSASCPPGPLLFGPLTVFLLAMLR, from the exons cTCCAGCTCAGGCTCAGATTGTCCATGCAGGCCAGGCATGTGTAGTGAAAGAGGACAACATCAGTGAACGTGTCTACACTATTCGTGAGGGGGATACCCTTGTTTTGCAGTGCCTTGTCACTGGGCACCCACGACCTCAG GTTCGGTGGACAAAGACAGCAGGGAGTGCCTCGGACAAGTTCCAAGAGACATCAGTTTTCAACGAGACCCTTCGAATAGAGCGCATTGCTCGAACACAGGGTGGCCGCTACTACTGTAAAGCTGAGAATGGGGTGGGGGTCCCTGCGATCAAGTCCATCCGAGTAGATGTGCAGT ACCTGGATGAACCAGTCTTAACAGTGCACCAGACAGTGAGTGATGTTCGGGGTAGCTTCTACCAGGAGAAGACAGTGTTTCTTCGATGCACCGTCAACTCCAACCCACCAGCTCGATTCATCTGGAAGCGGGGCTCCAGCACCTTGTCCCACAGCCAGGATGATGGGGTTGACATCTATGAACCCCTCTACACTCAG GGGGAGACCAAGGTTCTAAAGCTGAAGAATCTGAGGCCCCAGGACTATGCCAGCTACACCTGCCAGGTGTCTGTGCGGAATGTGTGTGGCATTCCTGACAAGGCCATTACCTTCCGTCTCACCAACACCACAG CACCTCCCGCTTTGAAGCTGTCAGTGAATGAGACATTGGTGGTGAACCCAGGAGAGAATGTGACAGTGCACTGTTTCCTGACTGGAGGTGACCCCCAGCCCCAGGTGCTATGGTCCCATGGTCCAGGTCCCCTGCCTCTAGGCAGCAGGGCCCAGGGTGGCACCCTCACCATCCCATCGGTTCGAGCCCAGGACTCTGGCTACTACAATTGCACAGCCATTAATAATGTGGGCAATCCAGCCAAGAAGACAGTCAACCTGTTGGTTCGAT CAATGAGAAATGCCACCTTCCAAATCACGCCAGATGTGATCAAAGAGAGTGAGAGTATTCAGCTGGGTCAGGACCTGAAACTCTCGTGCCACGTGGATGCAGTGCCTCAGGAGAAGGTATCCTACCAGTGGTACAAGAATGGCAAGCTTGCCCGGATATCTGACCGACTGCTGGTGACTCGAAATGACCCTGAATTACCCGCTGTCACCAGCAGCCTGGAGCTTATTGACTTGCGCTTCAGTGACTATGGAACCTACCTCTGCGTCGCCTCCTTTCAGGGTGCACCTGTACCAGATCTTAGTGTCGAGGTGAACATCTCTTCAGAGACAG TGCCCCCCACGATCAGCGTCCCCAAGGGCAGGTCAGTGGTGATGGTTCGTGAGGGGTCCTCTGTGGAGCTACAGTGTGAAGTTCGGGGGAAGCCCAGGCCTCCCGTGCTGTGGTCCCGAGTGGACAAGGAAGCTGGCCTGCTGCCCTCTGGAGCTACCATGGAGGAGACGCCAGACGGGAAGCTACGGGTGGAACGAGTGAGCCGAGAGATGAGTGGGACCTACCGATGTCAGACTGCTCGGTACAATGGCTTCAACGTTAGGTCCCGGGAAGCTCAGGTGCAGCTCAATGTGCAGT TCCCTCCAGTGGTGGAACCAACCAGCCAGGACGTGCGCCAGGCCCTGGGCCGACCTGTACTGTTGCGCTGCACCTTGCTTCGAGGTAGCCCCCTGCGCATCGCCTCCGCTGTGTGGCGCTTCAATGGGCACCTCCTGCCCACGCCGCCAGCTCCCCCCAGCGAAGCCCCAGACCACGCCGAGCTGCGGCTTGACCCCCTCGCCCGTGAGAGCAGCGGCAGCTACGAATGCACCATCTCCAACGATGTGGGCGCCGCCTCCTGCCTCTTCCAGGTTTCCG CAACCAACTCTCCGAACCTATCAG ATAATACCTGCCACTTTGAGGATGAGAAGATCTGTGGCTACACCCAAGACCGGGCAGACAACTTTGATTGGACTCGACAGAATGCCCTCACCCAGAATCCCAAACGCTCCCCCAACACTGGTCCCCCCACTGATATAAGTGGGACTCCAGAGG GTTATTACATGTTTATTGAAACATCCAGGCCCCGGGAGTTGGGGGACCGGGCAAGGCTTGTGAGCCCACTGTATAACATCAGTGCTAAGCTCTACTGTGTCTCTTTCTTCTACCACATGTATGGGAAGCACATTG GGTCCCTCAATCTTCTGGTGCGATCCCGGAACAAGGGGGTCCTGGAGACCCATGCATGGTCCCTGAGTGGTAATAGAGGCAACTCTTGGCAGCAGGCTCATGTGCCAATTAACCCTAGTGGGCCTTTCCAG ATTATCTTTGAAGGGGTTCGAGGCTCAGGTTATTTGGGGGACATTGCCATTGATGACGTCAGCCTGAAGAAGGGAGAGTGTCCTAGGAAGCAAGTGGACCCCAACAAAG tGGTGGTGATGCCTGGCAGCAGTGCCTCCTGCCCACCTGGCCCCTTGCTGTTTGGGCCCCTCACCGTCTTCCTCTTGGCAATGCTGAGATGA
- the MDGA1 gene encoding MAM domain-containing glycosylphosphatidylinositol anchor protein 1 isoform X1: protein MEVTCLLLLILVPMYCKGQGVYAPAQAQIVHAGQACVVKEDNISERVYTIREGDTLVLQCLVTGHPRPQVRWTKTAGSASDKFQETSVFNETLRIERIARTQGGRYYCKAENGVGVPAIKSIRVDVQYLDEPVLTVHQTVSDVRGSFYQEKTVFLRCTVNSNPPARFIWKRGSSTLSHSQDDGVDIYEPLYTQGETKVLKLKNLRPQDYASYTCQVSVRNVCGIPDKAITFRLTNTTAPPALKLSVNETLVVNPGENVTVHCFLTGGDPQPQVLWSHGPGPLPLGSRAQGGTLTIPSVRAQDSGYYNCTAINNVGNPAKKTVNLLVRSMRNATFQITPDVIKESESIQLGQDLKLSCHVDAVPQEKVSYQWYKNGKLARISDRLLVTRNDPELPAVTSSLELIDLRFSDYGTYLCVASFQGAPVPDLSVEVNISSETVPPTISVPKGRSVVMVREGSSVELQCEVRGKPRPPVLWSRVDKEAGLLPSGATMEETPDGKLRVERVSREMSGTYRCQTARYNGFNVRSREAQVQLNVQFPPVVEPTSQDVRQALGRPVLLRCTLLRGSPLRIASAVWRFNGHLLPTPPAPPSEAPDHAELRLDPLARESSGSYECTISNDVGAASCLFQVSAKAYSPEFYYDTPNPTRSHKLSKNYSYVLQWTQKEPDAVDPVLSYRLDVRQLSLRTSVTKPIPVRRVEKGQLLEYILTDLKVPHSYEVRLTPITTYGSGDMAARIIRYMEPTNSPNLSDNTCHFEDEKICGYTQDRADNFDWTRQNALTQNPKRSPNTGPPTDISGTPEGYYMFIETSRPRELGDRARLVSPLYNISAKLYCVSFFYHMYGKHIGSLNLLVRSRNKGVLETHAWSLSGNRGNSWQQAHVPINPSGPFQIIFEGVRGSGYLGDIAIDDVSLKKGECPRKQVDPNKVVVMPGSSASCPPGPLLFGPLTVFLLAMLR from the exons cTCCAGCTCAGGCTCAGATTGTCCATGCAGGCCAGGCATGTGTAGTGAAAGAGGACAACATCAGTGAACGTGTCTACACTATTCGTGAGGGGGATACCCTTGTTTTGCAGTGCCTTGTCACTGGGCACCCACGACCTCAG GTTCGGTGGACAAAGACAGCAGGGAGTGCCTCGGACAAGTTCCAAGAGACATCAGTTTTCAACGAGACCCTTCGAATAGAGCGCATTGCTCGAACACAGGGTGGCCGCTACTACTGTAAAGCTGAGAATGGGGTGGGGGTCCCTGCGATCAAGTCCATCCGAGTAGATGTGCAGT ACCTGGATGAACCAGTCTTAACAGTGCACCAGACAGTGAGTGATGTTCGGGGTAGCTTCTACCAGGAGAAGACAGTGTTTCTTCGATGCACCGTCAACTCCAACCCACCAGCTCGATTCATCTGGAAGCGGGGCTCCAGCACCTTGTCCCACAGCCAGGATGATGGGGTTGACATCTATGAACCCCTCTACACTCAG GGGGAGACCAAGGTTCTAAAGCTGAAGAATCTGAGGCCCCAGGACTATGCCAGCTACACCTGCCAGGTGTCTGTGCGGAATGTGTGTGGCATTCCTGACAAGGCCATTACCTTCCGTCTCACCAACACCACAG CACCTCCCGCTTTGAAGCTGTCAGTGAATGAGACATTGGTGGTGAACCCAGGAGAGAATGTGACAGTGCACTGTTTCCTGACTGGAGGTGACCCCCAGCCCCAGGTGCTATGGTCCCATGGTCCAGGTCCCCTGCCTCTAGGCAGCAGGGCCCAGGGTGGCACCCTCACCATCCCATCGGTTCGAGCCCAGGACTCTGGCTACTACAATTGCACAGCCATTAATAATGTGGGCAATCCAGCCAAGAAGACAGTCAACCTGTTGGTTCGAT CAATGAGAAATGCCACCTTCCAAATCACGCCAGATGTGATCAAAGAGAGTGAGAGTATTCAGCTGGGTCAGGACCTGAAACTCTCGTGCCACGTGGATGCAGTGCCTCAGGAGAAGGTATCCTACCAGTGGTACAAGAATGGCAAGCTTGCCCGGATATCTGACCGACTGCTGGTGACTCGAAATGACCCTGAATTACCCGCTGTCACCAGCAGCCTGGAGCTTATTGACTTGCGCTTCAGTGACTATGGAACCTACCTCTGCGTCGCCTCCTTTCAGGGTGCACCTGTACCAGATCTTAGTGTCGAGGTGAACATCTCTTCAGAGACAG TGCCCCCCACGATCAGCGTCCCCAAGGGCAGGTCAGTGGTGATGGTTCGTGAGGGGTCCTCTGTGGAGCTACAGTGTGAAGTTCGGGGGAAGCCCAGGCCTCCCGTGCTGTGGTCCCGAGTGGACAAGGAAGCTGGCCTGCTGCCCTCTGGAGCTACCATGGAGGAGACGCCAGACGGGAAGCTACGGGTGGAACGAGTGAGCCGAGAGATGAGTGGGACCTACCGATGTCAGACTGCTCGGTACAATGGCTTCAACGTTAGGTCCCGGGAAGCTCAGGTGCAGCTCAATGTGCAGT TCCCTCCAGTGGTGGAACCAACCAGCCAGGACGTGCGCCAGGCCCTGGGCCGACCTGTACTGTTGCGCTGCACCTTGCTTCGAGGTAGCCCCCTGCGCATCGCCTCCGCTGTGTGGCGCTTCAATGGGCACCTCCTGCCCACGCCGCCAGCTCCCCCCAGCGAAGCCCCAGACCACGCCGAGCTGCGGCTTGACCCCCTCGCCCGTGAGAGCAGCGGCAGCTACGAATGCACCATCTCCAACGATGTGGGCGCCGCCTCCTGCCTCTTCCAGGTTTCCG CCAAAGCCTACAGCCCGGAGTTTTACTACgacacccccaaccccacccgCAGCCACAAGCTGTCCAAGAACTACTCCTACGTGCTTCAGTGGACTCAGAAGGAGCCGGACGCCGTGGATCCTGTCCTCAGCTACCGGCTGGACGTCCGCCAG CTAAGCCTTCGGACGTCTGTAACGAAGCCAATCCCAGTTCGCCGAGTGGAGAAGGGGCAGTTGCTTGAATACATACTGACTGACCTGAAGGTGCCCCATAGCTATGAGGTCCGCCTCACACCCATCACCACCTATGGGTCTGGAGACATGGCTGCCCGCATTATCCGATACATGGAGC CAACCAACTCTCCGAACCTATCAG ATAATACCTGCCACTTTGAGGATGAGAAGATCTGTGGCTACACCCAAGACCGGGCAGACAACTTTGATTGGACTCGACAGAATGCCCTCACCCAGAATCCCAAACGCTCCCCCAACACTGGTCCCCCCACTGATATAAGTGGGACTCCAGAGG GTTATTACATGTTTATTGAAACATCCAGGCCCCGGGAGTTGGGGGACCGGGCAAGGCTTGTGAGCCCACTGTATAACATCAGTGCTAAGCTCTACTGTGTCTCTTTCTTCTACCACATGTATGGGAAGCACATTG GGTCCCTCAATCTTCTGGTGCGATCCCGGAACAAGGGGGTCCTGGAGACCCATGCATGGTCCCTGAGTGGTAATAGAGGCAACTCTTGGCAGCAGGCTCATGTGCCAATTAACCCTAGTGGGCCTTTCCAG ATTATCTTTGAAGGGGTTCGAGGCTCAGGTTATTTGGGGGACATTGCCATTGATGACGTCAGCCTGAAGAAGGGAGAGTGTCCTAGGAAGCAAGTGGACCCCAACAAAG tGGTGGTGATGCCTGGCAGCAGTGCCTCCTGCCCACCTGGCCCCTTGCTGTTTGGGCCCCTCACCGTCTTCCTCTTGGCAATGCTGAGATGA
- the MDGA1 gene encoding MAM domain-containing glycosylphosphatidylinositol anchor protein 1 isoform X2, translating into MEVTCLLLLILVPMYCKGQGVYAPAQAQIVHAGQACVVKEDNISERVYTIREGDTLVLQCLVTGHPRPQVRWTKTAGSASDKFQETSVFNETLRIERIARTQGGRYYCKAENGVGVPAIKSIRVDVQYLDEPVLTVHQTVSDVRGSFYQEKTVFLRCTVNSNPPARFIWKRGSSTLSHSQDDGVDIYEPLYTQGETKVLKLKNLRPQDYASYTCQVSVRNVCGIPDKAITFRLTNTTAPPALKLSVNETLVVNPGENVTVHCFLTGGDPQPQVLWSHGPGPLPLGSRAQGGTLTIPSVRAQDSGYYNCTAINNVGNPAKKTVNLLVRSMRNATFQITPDVIKESESIQLGQDLKLSCHVDAVPQEKVSYQWYKNGKLARISDRLLVTRNDPELPAVTSSLELIDLRFSDYGTYLCVASFQGAPVPDLSVEVNISSETVPPTISVPKGRSVVMVREGSSVELQCEVRGKPRPPVLWSRVDKEAGLLPSGATMEETPDGKLRVERVSREMSGTYRCQTARYNGFNVRSREAQVQLNVQFPPVVEPTSQDVRQALGRPVLLRCTLLRGSPLRIASAVWRFNGHLLPTPPAPPSEAPDHAELRLDPLARESSGSYECTISNDVGAASCLFQVSAKAYSPEFYYDTPNPTRSHKLSKNYSYVLQWTQKEPDAVDPVLSYRLDVRQLSLRTSVTKPIPVRRVEKGQLLEYILTDLKVPHSYEVRLTPITTYGSGDMAARIIRYMEPTNSPNLSDNTCHFEDEKICGYTQDRADNFDWTRQNALTQNPKRSPNTGPPTDISGTPEGSLNLLVRSRNKGVLETHAWSLSGNRGNSWQQAHVPINPSGPFQIIFEGVRGSGYLGDIAIDDVSLKKGECPRKQVDPNKVVVMPGSSASCPPGPLLFGPLTVFLLAMLR; encoded by the exons cTCCAGCTCAGGCTCAGATTGTCCATGCAGGCCAGGCATGTGTAGTGAAAGAGGACAACATCAGTGAACGTGTCTACACTATTCGTGAGGGGGATACCCTTGTTTTGCAGTGCCTTGTCACTGGGCACCCACGACCTCAG GTTCGGTGGACAAAGACAGCAGGGAGTGCCTCGGACAAGTTCCAAGAGACATCAGTTTTCAACGAGACCCTTCGAATAGAGCGCATTGCTCGAACACAGGGTGGCCGCTACTACTGTAAAGCTGAGAATGGGGTGGGGGTCCCTGCGATCAAGTCCATCCGAGTAGATGTGCAGT ACCTGGATGAACCAGTCTTAACAGTGCACCAGACAGTGAGTGATGTTCGGGGTAGCTTCTACCAGGAGAAGACAGTGTTTCTTCGATGCACCGTCAACTCCAACCCACCAGCTCGATTCATCTGGAAGCGGGGCTCCAGCACCTTGTCCCACAGCCAGGATGATGGGGTTGACATCTATGAACCCCTCTACACTCAG GGGGAGACCAAGGTTCTAAAGCTGAAGAATCTGAGGCCCCAGGACTATGCCAGCTACACCTGCCAGGTGTCTGTGCGGAATGTGTGTGGCATTCCTGACAAGGCCATTACCTTCCGTCTCACCAACACCACAG CACCTCCCGCTTTGAAGCTGTCAGTGAATGAGACATTGGTGGTGAACCCAGGAGAGAATGTGACAGTGCACTGTTTCCTGACTGGAGGTGACCCCCAGCCCCAGGTGCTATGGTCCCATGGTCCAGGTCCCCTGCCTCTAGGCAGCAGGGCCCAGGGTGGCACCCTCACCATCCCATCGGTTCGAGCCCAGGACTCTGGCTACTACAATTGCACAGCCATTAATAATGTGGGCAATCCAGCCAAGAAGACAGTCAACCTGTTGGTTCGAT CAATGAGAAATGCCACCTTCCAAATCACGCCAGATGTGATCAAAGAGAGTGAGAGTATTCAGCTGGGTCAGGACCTGAAACTCTCGTGCCACGTGGATGCAGTGCCTCAGGAGAAGGTATCCTACCAGTGGTACAAGAATGGCAAGCTTGCCCGGATATCTGACCGACTGCTGGTGACTCGAAATGACCCTGAATTACCCGCTGTCACCAGCAGCCTGGAGCTTATTGACTTGCGCTTCAGTGACTATGGAACCTACCTCTGCGTCGCCTCCTTTCAGGGTGCACCTGTACCAGATCTTAGTGTCGAGGTGAACATCTCTTCAGAGACAG TGCCCCCCACGATCAGCGTCCCCAAGGGCAGGTCAGTGGTGATGGTTCGTGAGGGGTCCTCTGTGGAGCTACAGTGTGAAGTTCGGGGGAAGCCCAGGCCTCCCGTGCTGTGGTCCCGAGTGGACAAGGAAGCTGGCCTGCTGCCCTCTGGAGCTACCATGGAGGAGACGCCAGACGGGAAGCTACGGGTGGAACGAGTGAGCCGAGAGATGAGTGGGACCTACCGATGTCAGACTGCTCGGTACAATGGCTTCAACGTTAGGTCCCGGGAAGCTCAGGTGCAGCTCAATGTGCAGT TCCCTCCAGTGGTGGAACCAACCAGCCAGGACGTGCGCCAGGCCCTGGGCCGACCTGTACTGTTGCGCTGCACCTTGCTTCGAGGTAGCCCCCTGCGCATCGCCTCCGCTGTGTGGCGCTTCAATGGGCACCTCCTGCCCACGCCGCCAGCTCCCCCCAGCGAAGCCCCAGACCACGCCGAGCTGCGGCTTGACCCCCTCGCCCGTGAGAGCAGCGGCAGCTACGAATGCACCATCTCCAACGATGTGGGCGCCGCCTCCTGCCTCTTCCAGGTTTCCG CCAAAGCCTACAGCCCGGAGTTTTACTACgacacccccaaccccacccgCAGCCACAAGCTGTCCAAGAACTACTCCTACGTGCTTCAGTGGACTCAGAAGGAGCCGGACGCCGTGGATCCTGTCCTCAGCTACCGGCTGGACGTCCGCCAG CTAAGCCTTCGGACGTCTGTAACGAAGCCAATCCCAGTTCGCCGAGTGGAGAAGGGGCAGTTGCTTGAATACATACTGACTGACCTGAAGGTGCCCCATAGCTATGAGGTCCGCCTCACACCCATCACCACCTATGGGTCTGGAGACATGGCTGCCCGCATTATCCGATACATGGAGC CAACCAACTCTCCGAACCTATCAG ATAATACCTGCCACTTTGAGGATGAGAAGATCTGTGGCTACACCCAAGACCGGGCAGACAACTTTGATTGGACTCGACAGAATGCCCTCACCCAGAATCCCAAACGCTCCCCCAACACTGGTCCCCCCACTGATATAAGTGGGACTCCAGAGG GGTCCCTCAATCTTCTGGTGCGATCCCGGAACAAGGGGGTCCTGGAGACCCATGCATGGTCCCTGAGTGGTAATAGAGGCAACTCTTGGCAGCAGGCTCATGTGCCAATTAACCCTAGTGGGCCTTTCCAG ATTATCTTTGAAGGGGTTCGAGGCTCAGGTTATTTGGGGGACATTGCCATTGATGACGTCAGCCTGAAGAAGGGAGAGTGTCCTAGGAAGCAAGTGGACCCCAACAAAG tGGTGGTGATGCCTGGCAGCAGTGCCTCCTGCCCACCTGGCCCCTTGCTGTTTGGGCCCCTCACCGTCTTCCTCTTGGCAATGCTGAGATGA